One Methanosarcinales archaeon genomic region harbors:
- a CDS encoding MBL fold metallo-hydrolase, producing the protein MIFRQLNPHSCKTYLVGPGDSDNVVLIDPVLEHLEEYLELLWKEKFRLTYVIDTHTHADHISGCSALKDTTDCEYVMHTSAPAHCVGLRVIDDFEWHIDDLPVKVMHTPGHTVDSICLILPDRIMTGDTLFLDDGGAGRDDLPGGDPGAHWESLKRIMELPDDLIVYPAHDYRNRTPSSLANQKITNSHLKSRSKQEFVKYLQDLKLGSAEWMKDVLISNYACARDPKAAWVPVDVPACEVKGTLDHGVNDIQVPGIPAAELKWRLDEGKAPVLLDVREDKELAGELGHLPGIKHIPIGSLTNRLSELEENKDKEIVTVCRSGGRAHTAAQILMQAGFKHIYNLEGGMLSWNKLGYSVEK; encoded by the coding sequence ATGATTTTTCGTCAGTTAAACCCGCATTCATGCAAAACATATCTTGTAGGCCCGGGAGACTCAGACAACGTGGTTCTTATTGACCCTGTACTGGAACATCTGGAAGAATACCTCGAGCTGCTCTGGAAAGAGAAATTCAGGCTCACATATGTTATTGATACACATACCCACGCCGACCATATTTCGGGTTGTTCTGCTCTTAAGGACACAACAGACTGTGAATATGTGATGCATACCAGTGCACCGGCCCATTGCGTTGGTTTACGTGTGATCGATGACTTTGAATGGCATATTGATGATCTTCCTGTTAAAGTGATGCATACTCCCGGTCATACGGTAGATTCCATATGCCTGATACTTCCGGACCGTATCATGACAGGAGATACACTTTTCCTGGATGACGGCGGAGCGGGACGAGACGATCTTCCAGGAGGCGACCCTGGAGCACACTGGGAAAGCCTTAAGCGTATTATGGAACTTCCTGACGACCTGATAGTTTATCCAGCACATGATTACAGAAATCGCACACCGTCAAGTCTGGCAAACCAAAAGATTACAAATTCTCATCTCAAATCCAGGTCGAAGCAGGAATTCGTAAAATATCTTCAGGACCTAAAACTCGGATCAGCTGAATGGATGAAAGATGTCCTGATATCGAATTATGCATGCGCCCGCGACCCAAAAGCTGCCTGGGTCCCTGTTGATGTACCTGCATGTGAAGTAAAAGGTACACTTGATCATGGTGTCAATGATATCCAGGTCCCAGGGATCCCGGCCGCAGAGCTCAAATGGAGATTGGATGAAGGTAAAGCCCCTGTCCTTCTTGATGTAAGGGAAGATAAAGAACTTGCTGGCGAACTGGGGCATTTACCAGGAATAAAACATATTCCTATTGGAAGCCTCACAAATCGTCTTTCTGAGCTTGAAGAAAATAAAGATAAAGAGATAGTAACAGTTTGCCGTTCAGGTGGACGTGCCCATACTGCAGCCCAGATACTGATGCAGGCAGGGTTCAAACATATATATAATCTGGAAGGCGGAATGTTAAGCTGGAATAAACTTGGATATTCTGTTGAAAAATAA
- a CDS encoding SAM-dependent DNA methyltransferase — MAKNENNNQEEPLEKQLWKAADKLRKNIDAAEYKHIVLGLIFLKYISDAFEELYNKLKQGEGDYAGADPEDRDEYRAENIFFVPVIARWSYLQSKAKQPEIGKDVDNSMDAIERENPTLKGVLPKVYARGNLDPTSLGGLIDLVGNIALGNAKARSADILGHVFEYFLGEFALAEGKKGGQFYTPRSVVQLLVEMLEPYNGRVFDPCCGSGGMFVQSEKFVADHQGKVNDISIYGQESNQTTWRLAKMNLAIRSIDSSQVKWNNEGSFLNDTHKDLKADYVIANPPFNDSDWSGELLRKDGRWKYGVPPAGNANYAWIQHFIYHLNPGGQAGFVLAKGSLTSKSSGEGDIRKGLVEDRLVDCIVNLPPKLFLNTQIPASLWFLSRNKANGKYRNRRDEILFIDARNMGHLINRRTLEFSHEDVQKIADTYHNWRNPDGDYEDVKGFCNSASIERVRELDYVVTPGRYVGLPDEDDDFDFNERFTRLKAEFEDQLKEEEHLNALIAENLKKVKLV; from the coding sequence ATGGCAAAGAACGAGAATAACAATCAGGAAGAACCTCTTGAAAAACAACTTTGGAAAGCAGCGGACAAACTCAGAAAGAACATTGACGCTGCCGAATACAAACACATAGTCCTTGGTTTGATTTTTTTAAAATATATATCTGATGCTTTCGAGGAGCTTTATAACAAACTTAAACAAGGTGAAGGCGATTATGCCGGTGCTGACCCTGAAGACAGGGACGAGTACAGAGCGGAAAATATCTTTTTTGTCCCTGTAATTGCCCGCTGGTCATATCTGCAATCAAAAGCCAAACAGCCAGAAATTGGCAAAGACGTTGACAACTCAATGGACGCAATCGAAAGAGAGAATCCTACTCTCAAAGGAGTGCTGCCAAAGGTCTATGCACGAGGCAACCTCGACCCGACAAGTCTTGGCGGTTTGATTGACCTTGTTGGCAACATTGCTCTTGGTAATGCAAAAGCCAGAAGTGCTGATATTCTCGGTCATGTTTTCGAGTATTTCCTTGGTGAATTTGCTCTGGCAGAAGGCAAAAAGGGAGGACAGTTCTACACGCCAAGAAGTGTAGTTCAATTACTGGTCGAAATGCTGGAACCCTACAATGGCAGGGTCTTTGACCCCTGCTGTGGCTCGGGCGGTATGTTTGTGCAGTCTGAGAAATTTGTTGCCGACCATCAGGGAAAAGTAAACGACATATCGATTTACGGACAGGAGAGCAACCAGACCACCTGGCGGCTGGCAAAAATGAACCTCGCCATCAGAAGCATAGATAGTTCACAGGTCAAATGGAACAATGAAGGCTCCTTCCTGAACGATACCCATAAAGATCTGAAAGCGGATTATGTCATAGCCAATCCTCCGTTCAATGACAGTGACTGGAGCGGCGAATTGCTTCGCAAGGACGGGAGGTGGAAATATGGTGTTCCGCCTGCCGGAAATGCCAACTATGCCTGGATACAGCACTTTATCTATCATTTGAATCCAGGTGGTCAGGCAGGTTTTGTTCTGGCCAAGGGATCTCTGACCTCCAAGTCGTCAGGTGAGGGTGATATCAGAAAAGGACTTGTGGAGGACCGACTGGTGGACTGCATCGTGAACCTTCCGCCAAAACTGTTCCTGAATACCCAGATCCCGGCCAGCCTATGGTTCCTGAGCAGAAACAAGGCCAATGGCAAATACAGGAACAGAAGAGACGAGATCCTGTTCATTGACGCGCGGAACATGGGGCACCTGATAAACCGCAGAACCCTTGAATTCTCACATGAAGATGTACAGAAGATCGCGGACACCTACCACAACTGGCGCAATCCGGACGGGGATTATGAAGATGTGAAGGGATTCTGCAATTCCGCCTCAATTGAGCGGGTGCGCGAACTGGATTATGTGGTGACACCGGGGCGGTATGTGGGGTTGCCTGATGAGGATGATGATTTTGATTTTAATGAGCGGTTTACCAGACTGAAAGCGGAATTTGAGGACCAGTTGAAAGAGGAAGAACATCTTAATGCTTTGATTGCTGAGAATTTGAAAAAGGTGAAGCTGGTATGA